GCGGTGTAACGCAGTTGGCCTTTCGCATCGAAGTAATAGTGTGCGGGCCAGTACTGATTGCCGAACGCGGTCCAGATTTTATAGTTATTATCCGCCACTACCCGGTACGGCAATTGCCATTTATTCACCGCGTTTTTAACGGACGAAAGCGGTTTTTCCCACGGGTATTCTGGCGTATGGACACCGATAACGACCAGGCCCTGCGACTGGTATTTATTCGCCCAGTCACGCATATGCGGCAGCGTATGCTGGCAGTTAATGCAGTCCCAGGTCCAGAAATCGATCAGGACCACCTTGCCTCGTAGTGATTCAGAAGTGACAGGGTCACCATTTACCCAACCGGTTCCGCCGTCCAGAGAAGGTAACTGGCTGGTCGTCGTCGTTTGCACCACAGGCTGCAGTTTCACCCCGGTACTGGCGGGTTTAACCAGTGTTAAGAGCGTATTCTCGAGCCGATCGGCAAGCCCGTTGGCCCCTTGCAACGCCGAGGTCATTCCGGTGGCGTTGAATACCACGGCGACCAGCATCATGACGCCCGCCCCCTGACGCAGTCGCTCCATAAGGGCCGATTTTGCCCGTAAAGGCGCCATCAGCCGGCGTCCGCCCACGGCAAGCAGCCCCAGCATCACCGCACAACCGCTGCCGTATGCGGCGAGCAGCGCGCCGGTTGCGATAGCCGAATGGCCAGCAATGTTGATGCTAAAAATCGCGCCAAGGATCGGTCCGGCACAGGGTGACCAGAGCAGCCCTACCGCCAGCCCGCCGAGGAAAGCGGAAAGCACCCCGCGCGTCTGTCCACTGCGGGCGTTTAACACATTTCCTGCGGCAACTGCAGGCCCGGCAATGCGTTGAGCAAACTGCGGAAAGATCAGCGCCAGGGCCGCTACCGCAAGAATAACGAGAGCAACCCCGCGCCCTATCACCGTCGCCTGTGCAATGCTGTCGCTGGCAACCGTGACGACCATCGCCACCAGGGTAAACATCACGATCATACCGGAGAGGAGCGCCAGGATCTGACGGCGCTGTCCCTGGAAACCCGCAAACAGCAGCGGAATAACCGGGAGCGTACAGGGGCTGAGCAGACTTATCATCCCGCCCAAAAAAGCGATTATCAGAAACATAATGACCTCACATATCAGAGTGGCTGCGAAACTGCAGTGGGGTCATTTGAACGTACTGATGTATTCAGGTTATGTGCAAAACGGCGAATTTTGTCTTTCAGCGTATCGCGGTGGCAATGCGATACAAAGCCGTACAATTACCGGCGTGGCAGCGTGACGCTCACGTCCAGCCCGCCTTCTGCCCGGTTGGCCAGATGCAGTTTGCCGTTGAGCTGGGCGGTAAGTTGGGTGGCGATTGCCAGCCCTAGCCCGGTTCCGCCGGTCTCGCGGTTACGCGACGTCTCGACCCGGTAGAATGGCTGCAGTACCGCCTCGATCTCCGCCTCCGGGATCCCCGGGCCGTTATCCAGAATATGAATAACAACCTCTTCTTCACTGATATTATCAATTCTGATGATGGCCTCTCCGCCAAACTTCAGGGCATTATCGAGCAGGTTGGTCATCACCCTGCGTAGCGCCTGCGGACGCGTGACGATGGGCAATCGCGCCTCGTTTGCATGAAACTGCACGTTTTTACCAATGTCCTGATAGTCGCTGGCAATACTGTTGATCCACGCGTTAAGTTCCATCTTTAGCATGGTCTCTTCGAGGGTTTCTGATGACCGGGCATACGCAATGCCTTCACGTACCAGGCGCGACATATTGTCCAGGTCATTCAGCAGCTTGTCGCGAAGTTCTGGCTGTTCGGCCATCTCCACGCGCAGCTTCATGCGGGTTATGGGGGTCTGAAGATCGTGCGAAATCGAGGCCAGGATTTGCGCCCGCTCCCGCAGGTAGGACTGAATGCGCGACTGCATCGCATTAAACGCGTGTGCCGCCCGACGGACTTCCATCGGCCCTTTCTCCGTCATGGGCATGTTAGCGGCGGGATCGAGGGTGTCCACCGCGCGCGTGAACTGTGAAAATGGCCGCACCACCTGACGCACGGCAATCCATGAGCAAAGCGCAACCAGCAGCAGCTGCAAAACCAGCACTACGGGAAGCCAGCTGGCGACCGGCGGCATGCGGGGGATCAGATCGATGGTTAACGGCGCGCCGTCGCTCAGCGTCAGATGCGCCTGAATGTGCGAGATCGGCCCGGGAACGGCGGTAAAGTACAACGGGTAGCTGTCTGCCAGCGTCTCTTTTAAGGTGCGAATGGCGTCGCGCGAGCGTTTATCCCGGGGAGGAGAACCCGGCTCTCCCGGCCCGAGCAGATAACGATAGTTACCCCGGTCAAGGCGATCCAGCCACTGCGGACGTTCGTTCGCCGGCAGCCTGTCCAGGATGGCCACGCTGGTCGCCACATCATATTCCAGATTACCGAGCATCACCGTGCGTGCGCTGCGCATTCGCTCGTAAAGTACCAGAGTCAGGCTGAGAGAGTTAGCCAGCAACAGTCCCAGAAGCACAATAATCAGCAGCCGGGCCAGTAGCGAACGGGGCCAAAGGGTCATTCATTTGCCTCGATAATGGTCACGGGCATGGTGAAAACATAGCCTTCGCTGCGCACGGTTTTGATATAGGCAGGTGTGCGGGCATCCTCATTGAGACGCTGGCGAACGCGGCTCACCAGAAGGTCGATCGAACGTTCGAATAGCTCGGCATCTCGCCCCTGCGTCAGGTTCAGCAGCTGGTCGCGTGTCAGCACGCGCTGTGGATGGTCGAGGAACACGCGCAGAAGCCGGTACTCCGCCCCGCTCAACGCTACCACCATACCTTCATTGTCGATGAGATGGCGGGCAACGGTATCCAGCTGCCATTCGCCAAACACCACTAAACGACCGGCCTCGGTAACCTGCAGATTGGGCGGCATGGTGCGGAAACGGCGCAGGATGGCTTTGATCCGCGCCAACAGTTCGCGAGCGACAAAGGGTTTGACAACGTAATCGTCGGCCCCCATTTCCAGGCCGAGGATCCGGTCGGTCTCTTCGTTTCGTGCGGTAAGCATCAGGATCGGCAAATCTTTAAATTTGCTGCTGCGTAGCTGTCGACAGAGGGTTAGTCCGTCATCGCCAGGCATCATGACGTCCAGCACCACCAGGTCGATATGCTGTTTATCAAGCACCACGCGCATCTCTTTGCCGTTAGCCGCGCCGGAGGCGAGATAGCCTGATTTATTAAGGTAATCGACGATTAAGTCACGAATATCCCTGTCGTCATCGACGACAAGGATATGATCAATATGCTCCACCGCAGGCTCCTGACAGAAGGGTAACCAATTGAAAATAGCACATATCAGAGCTTGTCAGCGTCGATAACCGCCTTAGCAAAATCCTGCGGATCTTCCTGCGGTGGATTGTGACCAACGGTTGCCCCAAAGGTGCGGTGTTCATATTTACCGGTAAATTTGCCCGCATAGGCCTCAGGTGCAGGGTGTGGCGCGCCATTGTTACCGCCTTCGATAGTGATCGTCGGTACGGTGATGTTCGGCAGCGCAGCAAGTTTTTGCTCGTAGGCATCATATTTGCGCTCGCCTTTTTCCAGCCCTAAACGCCAGCGGTAGTTGCTGAGGGTGACGGCGACGTGGTCCGGGTTATCGAGCGAGGCGGCGCTGGCGTTAAAGGTCGCGTCGGTAAATTTCCAGTCAGGAGATGCCTGGGACCAGATCAGGCGGGCAAAGTCATGCGTATTTTTGGCGTAGCCTTCTGCCCCGCGTGCGGTAGCGAAATAGAATTGATACCACCACTGTACTTCCGCTTTGGGAGGCAGCGGTTTTTCGCCGATCGCCTGGCTACTGATGAGATATCCGCTGACCGATACAAGGGATTTCACCCGCTCCGGCCAGAGCGCGGCGACGATATCCGCCGTACGGGCACCCCAGTCATAGCCCGCGAAGACCGCTTGCTTGATATTCAGGGCATCCATCAGGTTAACGATGTCTTTCGCCATCGCCGACGGCTGGCCGTTGCGCGGCGTTTTGTCCGAGATAAACCGCGTGGTGCCGTAGCCACGAAGAGAAGGCACGATTACGCGATACCCCTTCGCCGCCAGCAGGGGCGCAACGTCCGCGTAACTGTGAATGTCATACGGCCAGCCGTGCAACAATATGACGGGCTGCCCATCTTTCGGGCCGATATCGACATAGCCAACGTTAAGATCGCCGGCGTTGATTTGGTGGACCTGATTAAAGGCGTTTTTGTAATCGGCTCCGGTAACTTCAGCCTGGCAGGACATGACGGTGCCGAGAGAAACGGTTAACGCGAGTGTGGAATAAGCGAGTTTGCTAAACATGATGTTATCTCCGAGTGAGTACAGTTGACGGGGATATAACACCACTGTTTTGTATAGCGGATATGTGTGAAAGGCTCTTTATTGCATGCCTGTGTATGTATCTCCGGCACAGATACACTGTGATACAAACCCAGGCATAAAGGCTTAGAGCGAGATACGATAACGAACGTAATCGTCCGCTTCGCCAAATTTGTCGTACAGCTTGCGCGCCGGATTATTGTGTCGGGTGACCCAGTAAAGTTTTGACCACCCTTCGCGCTTGCCCTCTTCCATCAGCGCATCGATTAACGCCTTCCCGGCCCCCGCCCCCCTGACCTCAGCGTCGACAAACAGATCCTCAAGATAGCAAATCGGCGCCGTTGACCATGTGCCGTCATGCAACACGCACAGGGCGAAACCCACCACCTTGCCCTCGATTTCAGCAACGCGGCACAACAGAGCAGAATCTGGGTTTAGCGCGCGTTGCCAGGTGGAGGCCGTAACGGATTCATCCAGTTCACAGTCATAAAAATGGGTATATCCATCCCACAGCGTGCGCCACCGGGGGTAATCATCTTCACGTAAAGCACGTACCGTTACGGCCATGTCTTCCTCACTCATTAATGTTCAGGAACGAGAGATTCTCAGTCTGGATTGTGGTAATGATGAAAATACCAGAAGGTGCGCAAATGCATAACGCTAAAAAAAGGAGAACAGCGGATGACGATACCTATCCTGACGACGCCTCGTTTACTACTTAAGCCCCTGGTTGCTGAAGATGCGCCACAGATCCAACAGCGATACCCGCGCTGGGAGATCGTTCGTTATATGGTTTCATCCGTTCCGTGGCCCTATCCCGATGATGGTGCAGAATATTATGTCAATAACGTCGCTCTGCCTGACATGGACAAAGGGATTGCGTGGTTCTGGAGCATCCGCCGACGCGAAGCCCCGGACGAGCTGATGGGGATCATCTGCTTATACGATGTGGAAGACAATAACCGTGGTTTTTGGCTGGCGCCGGAATTTCAGGGCCAGGGGTACATGCGGGAAGCCAGCATTGCGGCGACGGATTACTGGTTCAATACGCTGAACAAACCGGTGCTCCGTGCGCCGAAAGCGGCCGCCAATAGCCGCTCGCAGCGTATTTCAGCCAGTAGCGGCATGCGGCTTATCCGAACTGAAAAGAAAGCCTACGTCAGCGGCCTGCTGGACTCTGAACTGTGGGAAATCACCCGCGACGAATGGAATGCCCGTTACGTCAGCTGATAGTGTTTATCCGGCATCAGTCGCGCTGGAATGTTCTCTTCATCGTTCATCTGCAACAGGTCGCGTTCCATCATGTTGCAGATGGCGTCCAGCGGCAGATCGTTATCCTCGGTACCGAATGGATCTTCCAGCTCCTCTGCCAGGGTGTCCAGCGAGATAAACGTGTATGAAATCAGCGCCGATACGAAGGGTGTCATGTAGTGCAAATCCACCACCAGGGCGAACGGCAGCATGATGCAGAAGAGATAAACCGTGCGGTGCAAAATCAGCGTATAGGCAAACGGCACGGGCGTGGTGGCAATGCGCTCGCAGCCGGCAAGCACCACGGACATATCGTTAAGTCGATTGTTGAGGCTGTGGAACAAAATGTCTGAGAGCTGCCCTTCCCGACGCCTGACGGCAAGCCATTCCCCCATGATCAGCAAAATGCGGTTTGCCGGAGAGTTTGAGGCCATCACCTTATGCAGATGTTCAGCGGATAAATAGGCTGAAAGCCGATCGGCCTGAGGCTGGCGGCGAAGCGTCATTCTCAGGCAGTGGGCAAACGCAATTTGCAGGCGCACGAATTCCCCGAGATGGGCATCGTCAGGCAAGGTGTTTTTTACCTCGCGAAACAGCGACCGGGCCGCTATCATCAACTGCCCCCAAAGCTGGCGAGCTTCGACGTAGCGCGAATAACAGGCGTTATTTCTGAAACCCAGAAAGATCGCGATAGCCACGCCAAGAATGCTGAACGGTGCCACGGTAAACCTGACGCCGAGCGAGGTATACCAGGGCAGCATCGCGATCACAGTAATCGAAAGCAGGAAGTTAAGCAGCAGGCGGGTATAGATTTTGGGTAAAACGGAACCGTGCCAGACGAAAATGAGTTGTAACCAGTGCTGTTGAGGGCGAACAATCATAGTGAGCTTCAGGAAAGGAAAATGCGCCGCTATTAAACGTGATCCCCGTCACGGTTGCAAGTCTGTTAATAGAACATTGCATTTTCTCTCCTGATAAGCGTAAAGCGCACGGTGCTGATGTTCTTTTTTAAGAACAGGGGTAAATAGTATGTTGTAACTAATATTATAAATTATCCCGGCCGAAGCCGGGACGAGAAGATTAGCAGAGCGGCTTAACGGCAGCGCGCATACCCTGCTCCAGAATGGCATCCAGATCCGTGGCAACCTGCTCTACCAGTCCCGGAACCTGGGTGAGATCGCTTTCCCAGTGTTCGATGACGCTCAGAACCGCAGTCACCAGCGCACGGGTATCGATTTGCTTATCAGTATGCTGTGCCCAGAGCTGCTGATAACGCGTCAACCAGTGAGCATCATCCTGCACCGGATAAACGTCACCGTTACGCTCCGCCCGATAAAACGCCATCAGTGCCGCCAGCGCAAAGGTCAGACGAGCCGGCAGTTTACCGGTGGCCTTCTGCCCCGCCAGCAGCTGCGGCAGAATACGCGTGCGGTATTTGGTCATCCCGTTCAGGGCAATCGACAGCAGTTGATGCTTGATGTACGGATTGCGAAAACGCCCTGTGACGGCGCGGGCAAAGGATTCCAGCTCATCGCGCGGCAGGTCCAGCACCGGGATAATTTCCTCGTAAATGGCCTTTTCCACAAACGCGCAGACGTCCGTGTCGTTCATCGCCTCGCCTACCGTATCCAGCCCCGCCAGGAATGCCACAGGCACCAGCGCGGTGTGCGCCCCGTTGAGGATCGCCACTTTACGCTCTTTATACGGCTTAATGTCGTCCACAATCCTTACGTTAAGCGGGAGCTGGTCCAGACGCAGCTCCCTGGCGAGGGATTCAGGCCCTTGAATAACAAACAGATAGAAATGTTCGGCGGTATCGAGAAACGCGTCGTGATACCCCAGCCCGGCCTCCAGTTCTGCAGCTTCATCACGCGGATAGCCAGTTACGATACGGTCGACCAGCGTGGAGCAGAAGGTGTTGGCTTCGTTTAGCCACTGGATAAAGGCCGCAGGCAGCGCCCACTCATGGGCATAACGCAGCACTAACTCTCGTAACGCATCGCCGTTGTAATCAATCAACTCGCACGGAATGATGACCCAGCCTTTATCCGCCGCCCCGTTAAAGTGGCTGAAACGCTCGTAGAGCAGACGCGTCAGTTTAGCCGGATAGCTAACCGCAGGCGCATCGTCGAACGCATCCCCGGCGTGATAGCTGATCCCCGCTTCGGTGGTGTTCGAGAAAACAAAGCGCATGTACGGATTGTGGGCAAGTTTCAGGAACTGGTCGTACTGGCTGTAGACGCTAATTTCACGGTTAACCGAACGGATAAGGCGTGCATCGCTCACGGCTTCGCCCTGTTCGTTCAATCCGCGAATGATCGTGGTATAGAGACCGTCCTGCGTGCTCAGCGACGGCGGGAAATCGCTCTGAATCGGGCGAACAATCACGATCCCGGAGTTAAGGTCGGTATGTTCATTGAGCAGATCGATTTGCCAGTCGATAAACGCGCGCAGGAAATTACCTTCGCCAAACTGAATGATACGCTCCGGGTAAAGCTCGCCAGGGAAATCACGACGGTTGAGTGTGTTCACGACAGGGTTCCTTTTATGATTAGTCATACAGCCTGATAAGATTGGTCTAATAACTTACCAAAACTTAACGACCATAAACCCTGTTTTGATCAAGGGAGCGAGTGGTTGTAAAAAATAATTACAGGAATTTATAGAACAGCGTGGTGCCGGTCAGTTCACCGTCCGGCATAAGCGCATAGCGTGGGATCTCACCGACTTTTTGCCATCCAGCCCGCA
This region of Enterobacter cancerogenus genomic DNA includes:
- a CDS encoding cytochrome c biogenesis protein/redoxin; the encoded protein is MFLIIAFLGGMISLLSPCTLPVIPLLFAGFQGQRRQILALLSGMIVMFTLVAMVVTVASDSIAQATVIGRGVALVILAVAALALIFPQFAQRIAGPAVAAGNVLNARSGQTRGVLSAFLGGLAVGLLWSPCAGPILGAIFSINIAGHSAIATGALLAAYGSGCAVMLGLLAVGGRRLMAPLRAKSALMERLRQGAGVMMLVAVVFNATGMTSALQGANGLADRLENTLLTLVKPASTGVKLQPVVQTTTTSQLPSLDGGTGWVNGDPVTSESLRGKVVLIDFWTWDCINCQHTLPHMRDWANKYQSQGLVVIGVHTPEYPWEKPLSSVKNAVNKWQLPYRVVADNNYKIWTAFGNQYWPAHYYFDAKGQLRYTAFGEEDYEKQEQVIQQLLKEARS
- a CDS encoding ATP-binding protein; the protein is MTLWPRSLLARLLIIVLLGLLLANSLSLTLVLYERMRSARTVMLGNLEYDVATSVAILDRLPANERPQWLDRLDRGNYRYLLGPGEPGSPPRDKRSRDAIRTLKETLADSYPLYFTAVPGPISHIQAHLTLSDGAPLTIDLIPRMPPVASWLPVVLVLQLLLVALCSWIAVRQVVRPFSQFTRAVDTLDPAANMPMTEKGPMEVRRAAHAFNAMQSRIQSYLRERAQILASISHDLQTPITRMKLRVEMAEQPELRDKLLNDLDNMSRLVREGIAYARSSETLEETMLKMELNAWINSIASDYQDIGKNVQFHANEARLPIVTRPQALRRVMTNLLDNALKFGGEAIIRIDNISEEEVVIHILDNGPGIPEAEIEAVLQPFYRVETSRNRETGGTGLGLAIATQLTAQLNGKLHLANRAEGGLDVSVTLPRR
- a CDS encoding response regulator — its product is MEHIDHILVVDDDRDIRDLIVDYLNKSGYLASGAANGKEMRVVLDKQHIDLVVLDVMMPGDDGLTLCRQLRSSKFKDLPILMLTARNEETDRILGLEMGADDYVVKPFVARELLARIKAILRRFRTMPPNLQVTEAGRLVVFGEWQLDTVARHLIDNEGMVVALSGAEYRLLRVFLDHPQRVLTRDQLLNLTQGRDAELFERSIDLLVSRVRQRLNEDARTPAYIKTVRSEGYVFTMPVTIIEANE
- a CDS encoding alpha/beta fold hydrolase — translated: MFSKLAYSTLALTVSLGTVMSCQAEVTGADYKNAFNQVHQINAGDLNVGYVDIGPKDGQPVILLHGWPYDIHSYADVAPLLAAKGYRVIVPSLRGYGTTRFISDKTPRNGQPSAMAKDIVNLMDALNIKQAVFAGYDWGARTADIVAALWPERVKSLVSVSGYLISSQAIGEKPLPPKAEVQWWYQFYFATARGAEGYAKNTHDFARLIWSQASPDWKFTDATFNASAASLDNPDHVAVTLSNYRWRLGLEKGERKYDAYEQKLAALPNITVPTITIEGGNNGAPHPAPEAYAGKFTGKYEHRTFGATVGHNPPQEDPQDFAKAVIDADKL
- a CDS encoding GNAT family N-acetyltransferase, which produces MAVTVRALREDDYPRWRTLWDGYTHFYDCELDESVTASTWQRALNPDSALLCRVAEIEGKVVGFALCVLHDGTWSTAPICYLEDLFVDAEVRGAGAGKALIDALMEEGKREGWSKLYWVTRHNNPARKLYDKFGEADDYVRYRISL
- a CDS encoding GNAT family N-acetyltransferase, yielding MTIPILTTPRLLLKPLVAEDAPQIQQRYPRWEIVRYMVSSVPWPYPDDGAEYYVNNVALPDMDKGIAWFWSIRRREAPDELMGIICLYDVEDNNRGFWLAPEFQGQGYMREASIAATDYWFNTLNKPVLRAPKAAANSRSQRISASSGMRLIRTEKKAYVSGLLDSELWEITRDEWNARYVS
- a CDS encoding bestrophin family protein; the protein is MIVRPQQHWLQLIFVWHGSVLPKIYTRLLLNFLLSITVIAMLPWYTSLGVRFTVAPFSILGVAIAIFLGFRNNACYSRYVEARQLWGQLMIAARSLFREVKNTLPDDAHLGEFVRLQIAFAHCLRMTLRRQPQADRLSAYLSAEHLHKVMASNSPANRILLIMGEWLAVRRREGQLSDILFHSLNNRLNDMSVVLAGCERIATTPVPFAYTLILHRTVYLFCIMLPFALVVDLHYMTPFVSALISYTFISLDTLAEELEDPFGTEDNDLPLDAICNMMERDLLQMNDEENIPARLMPDKHYQLT
- a CDS encoding tagaturonate reductase encodes the protein MNTLNRRDFPGELYPERIIQFGEGNFLRAFIDWQIDLLNEHTDLNSGIVIVRPIQSDFPPSLSTQDGLYTTIIRGLNEQGEAVSDARLIRSVNREISVYSQYDQFLKLAHNPYMRFVFSNTTEAGISYHAGDAFDDAPAVSYPAKLTRLLYERFSHFNGAADKGWVIIPCELIDYNGDALRELVLRYAHEWALPAAFIQWLNEANTFCSTLVDRIVTGYPRDEAAELEAGLGYHDAFLDTAEHFYLFVIQGPESLARELRLDQLPLNVRIVDDIKPYKERKVAILNGAHTALVPVAFLAGLDTVGEAMNDTDVCAFVEKAIYEEIIPVLDLPRDELESFARAVTGRFRNPYIKHQLLSIALNGMTKYRTRILPQLLAGQKATGKLPARLTFALAALMAFYRAERNGDVYPVQDDAHWLTRYQQLWAQHTDKQIDTRALVTAVLSVIEHWESDLTQVPGLVEQVATDLDAILEQGMRAAVKPLC